The Microcystis aeruginosa NIES-843 sequence GGGTAGGAATAGGGATAAAGGTATGAAGACAGAAAATTTCTCTCCCCGACAAGCATTAAACAAAGCATTCCTGAGTAGGGATAATTCATGAATTATCCCTACGGAATTATCCCTACGGAATTATCCCTACGGAATTATCCCTACGATAGGAATTGTTGTTACAGTGATTATAAATCCTTTCTACCGAAGCTTTGCCAAAACTGAACTTCCTCCTGACTAGGTTTGACTTGCTGATTTTCGATATCTTGATGCCATTTTAAAGGATTATTAACAATATATTCTCTAATTTTCGTTAAGGAAACCTCATCACGGATAATATGTTCATAATAATTCTTTTGCCAAACCGATTGACCTTGAGTACTCTGCAATTGATTAATCAGTTTAGCACTATTCATTTTAAAATAACCAACCACTTTAGGTAACAACATTTTTCGCCTTTCCTCTGGTAGAGATAATTCATGAATTATCTCTAATGGGTTATCAATAAATATTATTCCGTGAATATGATTAGGCATAATCACAAATTCATCTAAAATAACTTCTTTATAACGAGTATCTAAACTATGCCAAATATCCTTAACAACTTGACCAAATTGATTAAGATTCATGACGTTATCTTGTATGTCCCCTAATAAATTTTCACTATTTTTAATACAGATTGTCACAAAATATGCAGCCGATTGAGAATAATCATAGTGAGATAATCTTAAGGAACGACGATGGGGTTTATCAGAAAAGTTATTCATTTATTCATCTCCTTGTCAGGACAATAAATAGGAATCTCATTTTAGTTTTTGGCTATTTAGTAAAATAAGATTAAGCTGAATATAACAATAATTGTAACTGCTCGGTCTCGCGTAGCGAGCGCGTTGCGACCGCTTCCTTTAACCTTTCTACCCCTGCAAACTTACTGGCAATTTCCCTCACATCTTGGGAAGTGGGGAGATTTTCTCAAAACCCTTGACAAATGGCGAGACTTGCTTTAGACTTTTTATATAATGGGAATCCGTGCGCAAATATATATATAGTTTTTGAGCAAAGATAAGAGAGAAAAAAATAGACTCCAAAACCGGGATGGGTAGGAATAGGGATAAAGGGATGAAGACGGAAAATTTCTCTCCCCGACAAGCATTAAACAAAGCATTCCTGAGTAGGGATAATTCATGAATTATCCCTACGGAATTATCCCTACGGAATTATCCCTACGGAATTATCCCTACGGAATTATCCCTACGGAATTATCCCTACGATCTGAATTGTTGTTACGGTGATTATAAAATCGGCTCGATTTTTTTTCTAAAAACCCTTGACAAATGGCGAGACTTGCTTTAGACTTTTTATATAATGGGAATCCGTGCGCAAATATATATATAGTTTTTGAGCAAAGATAAGAGAGAAAAAAATAGACTCCAAAACCGGGATGGGTAGGAATAGGGATAAAGGTATGAAGACAGAAAATTTCTCTCCCCGACAAGCATTAAACAAAGCATTCCTGAGTAGGGATAATTCATGAATTATCCCTACGGAATTATCCCTACGGAATTATCCCTACGGAATTATCCCTACGGAATTATCCCTACGGAATTATCCCTACGGAATTATCCCTACGATCTGAATTGTTGTTACGGTGATTATAAAATCGGCTCGATTTTTTTTCTCAAAACCCTTGACAAATGGCGAGACTTGCTTTAGACTTTTTATATAATGGGAATCCGTGCGCAAATATATATATAGTTTTTGAGCAAAGATAAGAGAGAAAAAAATAGACTCCAAAATCGGGATGGGTAGGAATAGGGATAAAGGTATGAAGACAGAAAATTTCTCTCCCCGACAAGCATTAAACAAAGCATTCCTGAGAGTCAAACCGAATCGTAGTCAGGTGGAGAAGTTTCAAACCCACCTAGAACAACTTTTGGGGAGTATAAACGAGACAGAATCGGAGGAGTTCCACAAAAACCTGCTTGCAGACTTTCTCAAACACAGCTACTATAGTCCCCAACATTTCATCAACACCAAGGGAAGGAATGATTTAGTCATCCATAATGGGAAAGAGTCGCGGGATTCCGTGGGGGTAATATTGGAAGTCAAGAAACCCAGCAATAAAAGCGAGATGCTGCGGAGAGACAAACTCAACTGTAAAGCATTACAAGAATTACTCCTCTACTTCCTTCGGGAAAGAATAACCGAGAAAAACCTAGAGATAAAACACCTGATTGCTACCAATATATATGAGTGGTTTATCTTCGATGGGAATATCTTCGAGAGACTATTCGCACAAAATCAGGAACTTGTCAGACAGTTTAATGACTTTGAGACGGGGAGACTAACGGGAAAAACCACCGACTTCTTCTACAAACAGATAGGGGAACCCTTCCTTAACTCCATACTCAATTCCCTGACATACACCTATTTTGACTTGCGGGAATACACCCAAACCATCCGGGAGGACGAACATAACCTCATCAGTCTCTATAAAATCTTTTCTCCCGAACACCTGTTAAAACTCCCCTTTGCGAACGATAGCAACAGTCTCGACAAAAACTTTTATAGTGAACTGCTGCATATCATCGGATTGACAGAGATAAAAGAGGGAGGAAAAAAACTCATCCAACGTCTGCAACCGGCAGCGCGACAACCCGGTTCGCTGCTAGAGAACGCTATCAGTCAAGTAGAGAGTTTAGATAAAATCTCTCGTTTACCCAATCCCGAGGAATTTGGGGAGACGGAGGAGGAGAGACTATTGAATATCGGTTTAGAGTTAGGGATAACCTGGATAAATAGAATCCTCTTCCTCAAACTATTAGAAGCGCAGATAATTAGGTATCATCGGGGGGATAAATCCCTAGGGTTTCTCAATTTAGGCAAAATTGCCAACTATGACGACTTAAATCGCTTATTTTTCAGCGTCTTAGCAAAAAAACAGTCAGAAAGAAGCAAAGACATCCAGAATACCCATACTCAGGTTCCCTATCTCAACAGTTCCCTATTTGAACCGACGGAATTAGAACAATCAACCATAGTTATCAGTAACCTGTGTTCGGAGAATATAGAGATTTTTGCAGGAACAGTCTTAAAGGATAGTCAGGGGAAAAAGCGAACAGGAGAAATCAACGCTCTAGCATACCTATTCGAGTTTCTCAATGCCTACGATTTTAGCAGCGAAGGTGGGGAAGCGATACAGGAGGATAACAAGACTCTTATCAATGCGTCGGTGTTGGGATTAATCTTCGAGAAAATCAACGGATATAAGGATGGTTCCTTTTTCACCCCCGGTTTCATCACTATGTATATGTGTCGGGAAACGATTCGACGCGCAGTGATAGAGAAATTTAACCAGAGTCAGGGATGGGATTGTCAGACAATCGAGGATGTATATAACCGCATCAAAGATAAAACGGCAGCCAATGCTATTATCAATAGTCTCAAAATTTGTGATCCTGCGGTGGGTTCGGGACATTTTCTTGTTTCTGCTTTGAACGAGATAATCGCAATTAAGAGTGAGTTACAGATTTTAGTGGATAAAGAGGGGAAAACTCTCAGGGATTATCGGGTTGAGGTGGTGAACGATGAGTTAATCGTCACCGATGATGACGGTAATCTGTTTGAGTATAATCCCCGCAACCGAGAAAGTCAGCGAGTACAGGAGACTTTATTTCAGGAAAAACAGCGTCTGATTGAGGGGTGTCTCTTTGGAGTCGATATCAATCCCAACTCGGTGAAAATCTGTCGGTTGCGTTTATGGATTGAGTTACTCAAGAATGCTTACTACAAAGCAGATAACGAGTTAGAGACGCTACCGAATATCGATAT is a genomic window containing:
- a CDS encoding transposase, whose protein sequence is MNNFSDKPHRRSLRLSHYDYSQSAAYFVTICIKNSENLLGDIQDNVMNLNQFGQVVKDIWHSLDTRYKEVILDEFVIMPNHIHGIIFIDNPLEIIHELSLPEERRKMLLPKVVGYFKMNSAKLINQLQSTQGQSVWQKNYYEHIIRDEVSLTKIREYIVNNPLKWHQDIENQQVKPSQEEVQFWQSFGRKDL
- a CDS encoding DUF7149 domain-containing protein; the encoded protein is MKTENFSPRQALNKAFLRVKPNRSQVEKFQTHLEQLLGSINETESEEFHKNLLADFLKHSYYSPQHFINTKGRNDLVIHNGKESRDSVGVILEVKKPSNKSEMLRRDKLNCKALQELLLYFLRERITEKNLEIKHLIATNIYEWFIFDGNIFERLFAQNQELVRQFNDFETGRLTGKTTDFFYKQIGEPFLNSILNSLTYTYFDLREYTQTIREDEHNLISLYKIFSPEHLLKLPFANDSNSLDKNFYSELLHIIGLTEIKEGGKKLIQRLQPAARQPGSLLENAISQVESLDKISRLPNPEEFGETEEERLLNIGLELGITWINRILFLKLLEAQIIRYHRGDKSLGFLNLGKIANYDDLNRLFFSVLAKKQSERSKDIQNTHTQVPYLNSSLFEPTELEQSTIVISNLCSENIEIFAGTVLKDSQGKKRTGEINALAYLFEFLNAYDFSSEGGEAIQEDNKTLINASVLGLIFEKINGYKDGSFFTPGFITMYMCRETIRRAVIEKFNQSQGWDCQTIEDVYNRIKDKTAANAIINSLKICDPAVGSGHFLVSALNEIIAIKSELQILVDKEGKTLRDYRVEVVNDELIVTDDDGNLFEYNPRNRESQRVQETLFQEKQRLIEGCLFGVDINPNSVKICRLRLWIELLKNAYYKADNELETLPNIDINIKVGNSLISRFGLSNDLQVFSRKNRLSIESYKDAVRVYRNAEDKSQKREMERLISEIKSSFRQTLQGDNPLKKRLRGLETDLYSLENQILLFEESPKEKKARERKISQLRNEIDKLRPQLEEIESGKIYHNAFEWRFEFPEVLDDKGNFIGFDVVIGNPPYIQLSKIDSTTVKYKNYLLMRYETSGGRLNTFIFFTHLSFQILKQNGILSYIIPNTILTQEYYVFTRQFLLNKVTLSEVINFLNLPFEDAVVETVIIQYLKSQNLDYAVNYGELAESGFNFKFNISSSEIRSNIGYSFLVQRNSILLKVFESKNCPLDEICNINQAIALKGDKSLSLKTQNPEGKYKKLLDGRNINKYSISWDGFYLDYDITKIHSCKRRDIFETKEKLLFRRVSRTLIFTYDNSQYYALNTLVVVNLKKGINFDIKFLLGIMNSSLMNYIYNNKFKSTKTVFSEIQTRSISQLPIPKISQEQQQPIIVLVDQILTAKKSNPKADTSELEKEIDKIVYELYGLSEEEIRIIEGEIK